CTAAATGAGACACAGAGTCATTGGAGAACTTTAATCtctgatttatttaaaagtatcagTTTGTCTTGGTTTATTTGGGCCAAtgttcttaccttttttttttttatttctggtcaTAAGAATTGGGTTTCTGTTGcttgattgatttatttaaaagtatcagtttgtcttcatttatttggGCCAAtgttcttaccttttttttttttttctggtcataAGAATTGGGTTTCTGTTGCTTGTAACTGAAAAAgtttctaggggtgcctgagtggctcagtcgttaagtgtctgccttcatgatcccagggtactgggatcgagccccgcattgggctccctgctcagcaggaagcctgcttctccctctcccactcccccttcttgtgttccctctctcgctgtgtctctctctgtcaaataaataaataaaatttaaaaaaagaaaaatttctagtTTATTGTACCCTGTCTTCTATTAATTTTATCTGGAATTCAGCTTTAACTGTGGTACCAAAAACATATTCTCAATAAACTGCTATCTTTTAAGTGACCCTCCCCCACAAAGTTGTAGACTAGTTCCTGTTTTGAGTCTTTCATAAGTTTTTTGAACAAGTGCTCCCAAACAACTGAAACATTGTGTACTCACTTCTACGTTTTCAGACTGGTATTGAAAACTTTTCAtcataaatttaaacattttctaagtctgtgatttcttttttctttttttaagatttttagttatttctttttggagagagaatttaaagattttacttatttccagagagagagtgcgagtggagtgcaagggcagagggagagaatctcaagcagactccacactgagcacggagcctgacccggggctcgatcctatgacctcaagataatgacctgagctgaaatcaagagttggacactcaactgactgagccactcaagtgccccccAAGGTTGTGATTTCTAATATATTATAaagaatgacttttttaaaaaagatttttttaagtaatctctatggggctcaaacccacaaccccgagatcaagttgtgccctccactgactgagccagccaaccATCCAGGGATGACTTTTTAATAGGAgtttaaataactcttaaatCTATTTAGTAAAAGCTATCTATAGTAATTTGAAaccatcattcatttaaaaatacataaacaggtatccaagatctataaagaacttctcaaactcaatacccaaaaaacaaataatcaagtcaaaaagtgggcagaagatatgaaaagacacttctctgaagaagacatacaaatggctaacagacacatgaaaaaatgttcatcattattggccatcagggaaatcccaatcaaaaccacactgagataccaccttataccagttagaatggcaaaaatggacagggaaagaaacaacaaatgttggagaggttgtggagaaaggggaaccctcttacactgttggtgggaatgcaagttggtacagccactttggaaaacagtgtggaggtgcctcaaaaatttaaaaatagagctaccctatgacccagcaattgcactcctgggtatttaccccaaagacacagatgtagtgaaaagaagggccatatgcaccccaatgttcatagcagcaatgtccgcaatagccaaactgtggaaagagccgagatgcccttcaacagatgaatggataaagaagatgtggtccctctatacaatggaatattgctcagccatcagaaaggatgaatacccaacttttacatcaacatggatgggcctggaggagattatgctaagtgaaataagtcaagcagagaaagtcaattatcatatggtttcacttatttgtggaacataaggaataacatggaggacattaggagaaggaacggaaaaatgggggggggaaatcggagggggagacgaaccatgagagactatggactctgagaaacaaacagggttttagaggggaggggggaggggggattggttaggccggtgatggttattaaggagggcatgtactgcatggagcactgggtgttatacgaaaacaatggatcatagatcaccacatcaaaaactaatgatgtattgtatggtgactaacctaacataataaaatttaaaaaataaaaaaataaaaatacataaacaaggggcacctggctgtctcggtcagtggagcatgcaactcttgatcttggggttgtgtgttgaagccccatgttgggtgtagaaattacttaaaatcgttaaaaaaaataaaggacataaataaattgttctttaatagtgtgaatttttttcctttttttatagaagtataattgacacacaatgttacattagtttcaggcatgcaacatagtgattggaaAAGTTTATACAATCTTATACATTATGTTGTGCTCACCATAAATGTagctaccatccatcaccatgcaACCCTACTAccataccattgactatattccctgtgctgtaccttttattcaaCAGTGGAAAATTTTTaagctctttcctttttcttcttgagCCCATTTTTCTGTTCCACTTCTCCCATAAAATGCTGTCCTACTGAAAATACAGGCAGTCCTCATTTCACCCAGTAGTGCAGGAGCATAAAATGACCATGCAAGATTACTGTGCAAAGTAATGTTAATAATTAGTGGGAAGCATTTTAATTGTCTTGTGACCTTTACATTTTTTGCTAAGAACATTAAAAACTGTCTTactgggtcgcctgggtggctcagtcgttaagtgtctgccttcagctcaggtcatgatcccagggtcctgggatcaagccccgcatcgggctccctgctccgcaggaaacctgcttctgcctctcccactccccctgcttgtgttctccctctcactttgtctctctctgtcaaataaataaaatcttaaaaaaaaaacttactatcAGTTACAAATgtataggaaaatgaaaaacatagcAGGATCAGTATTTACTTAGTGCACTGCAATTAGAAACATTGAGGATAAaagtatttctttgtaaaaaaattttactgAGTAGTTTGAACAGTTCTTGCCTTTTTTTGGTCATACTACTTACAATACAGAGTCTATGCCCTAGTGAATTGTCGTACCTTTTTCTAAGTTTGGATCGGCttccaacattttaatttttgcattttcaatGCTGTGAAGAATCTCcataagttccttttttttttttttaaagattttatttatttatttgacagagacacagcgagagagggaacacaagcagggggagtgggagagggagaaacaggcttcctgcggagcagggagcccgatgcggggcttgatcccaggaccctgggatccttcAATTTTTTGCTGGCCAATGTCCTCTTTCAATgatctatttttgtaaaatattacacacagggacacctgggtggctcagtcagtgaagcgtctgccttcagctcaggtcacgatctcagggccctggatcgagtcccacgtcgggcacTTTGCTCTGCttggggcctgcttctccctctaccccttgccCTGCTCACGCATGCACACgtgctctgtctctgacaaataaataaaatctctaataaaaaaaatattacatgcATTTACCACTGGCAGACATGGAGATAAGACAACTACAAGCTTTGCTGTCCGCATGTGAACTGAATAAGAAATGCACAGTGACCAATCACCAgagattttgaaagaagaaacatgATTAGTCACTGACCATGATATTCATCTGTTATTTATGTGGTGATTCATGGATTGAAGAGCTAGGGGCGAAATTTGTATTTTGTGCAATTACCGTTAATACACCAtagtaactgaaatttgaatccTGTTTAGGAGATTGGTGTTATTTAACTAAGCCACGGTAACTGAAATTCGTGCATGTTGGAACCATTCAAAGAAAGGATTGTCTgtatacttttattctttttgttaatcacctctttaaactTGTCTGCTACAAAAATGgacacaaattaaaatttaaactaccTTATGTCCTTTATTCTTAAGTAGTAGAAAGAATTCTGGGTTGATTAACATTACAATTACTATAATTGCTCAAACAACATAAACGtgtttaaattaaaagtaaaaatttcaaaaattatttcagtctGATGAATTGGgctattttcttttcacttaagcCACATGTCTTGGCTAAGTATTGCTTACAGTTGGAATGAGACAGAGTTTAGATCAATGATattcctgtttttcatttctgtagatAAAGTCCATGAGAAAATGTGTTCACATAGACAAGTAGATGGGAATGAGAGGAATTTTATTGTAGCAGTACCACTCATTTTGTGGATTCTTTCCAAGTTATTTGTCAAAAATGCTCTTTGACTTTTGCTAAAAACAAGGAATTTGAAAACTCTGACTTACAAAAGTACTTGTTACCCAGTCATTAGAATGttcactttcttattttccagGAAGCATACCCAAAAGGCTTTGCCAGATGTCATCAGCTCCAGGGCAGCTGTTACACATCTGTGCCGGTTGTGTTCCATACAGCTCCTAAGGACAGTGTTCACACTGCTCTCTACTTGAGGGGGATGAGCTGGAATTGGGCAGTGCACAACTTACAGAGCTGTATGTGGTGGCCTTATAAATTATACCTACTATTTTATACTTAGCAGCAACTTATTTAAGCCAGTACGTAAATGAAGTATGCAAAATTTCCTGTATATGTCTATCATTTACACACATTGATAATGATATCACAATCAGCATATCAAACATTTAATGACATAGCAATACTTAGTGGAAAGATGTACTAATAtggtaaaaacaataaataaaattgttatttttagaaaccaagggtcttttgaaaagcaaagcGTGATGTCAAAAGGCATCTAACTCCATGCCAAGCTCAATATCTGCCAAGAGTCATTTATATCTCATCTCCATGGTGGCTCTTTATTTCCTGAAGACTTGAATTCACAGATGGCACATTTGTTTTCTTGAACAGTGTCATTACTTTATTTAACTTATGAATGCTAATTATATGTTTCTGAGTGCATCAAATCTATTAGCATTTGCAGTGGTCTCTTTGACAAAGCATATGGTAAAGAGGAATTGCTCTGGCAGTCCCCTACAGGACCTGCTCTTCCCTTGGCAAGTTGAGGCAGTCTAATATATACTCATAGACACTTtttttggccttttaaaaaattgagatataattgatgtgTAACATATACACTTTTAAGTAATAATTCACAGCCAGGAAACATCAGGCAATGGAAGCaaaagtttttgtgtttttttaaagattttatttatttatttgagagaaagagagagagcacaagcagggggagggacaggtagagaaggaaaagcagactccccactgagcagggagcccgacatggggctccatcccaggatcctgggaccgtgacctgagccaaaggcagatgcttaaccgactgagccacccaggtgtcccagaagcAAAAGTTTTAATTGGTCCATACAGCAATCTGAAAAAACTGCACCAATGACAATATAGTGAATTCtattattcagtaataatttATCCCATGCCCTCTTGATTCTAGAAGCCCTTGCTCTTAGTTAGGTGGAGTCTATAGTATTTTCTTTGCATCAAAATTGGCATCATAGTCATCTGTGACACTTCAGTGACAAACATGGAAATAATGCCCCATCTTCAATCAGTCACAGTCATGGCCTTGAATGATAGCACCAACAATAACATCACTATCAGTCATGAAGGACAAGCTGTCTATAATCACAACTAACTacaaagtttataattttttgaagacatgtttataattttttgaagacatgtttaaaaatactaatttcccAGTTGAGGTTGTGATGGAGAATTAAGTTAAATATCCTGTCATTATAATAGCTTTCATATATAACATTTCTATGCCACATCCAACACCCTCTCACATTTGTAATTTTGTCTTTCCAATAATCTTAGGTTGAGAAAATAGtggtattttctgttttacatatCAGAAAACTAAGGATCAGAGAAATTTGGTGACTTGCTTAAGGCTGTATGTTACAAAAGTGGCAGAGATGAACCTTAAGCATAAAACAAAATCTCGTATACTTTTCTTCTCTACCAAACTGTTTACCAGATGTTGAGATATTGAacgttttgtttttcttccattttgggTCCAGTGCTCTACCAAACTGTTTACCAGATGTTGAGGTATTgaaccttctttttttccttccattttcggTCCAACATCCATTCTTCTAAATGTGCAAAAGAATCACCTGAGGCCCTTGAATAGAATACAGATTCCTAGGTCTCCACCTCAGAGAAgtctgggtggtggtggtgtttgtggGGTGCTGCATCATTAGGATTGACCTGTAGAATGAAACTAAAACCACCCAAATGAGAACAAGCAGATGTTATTTATTCAGCTCTTGCTATAGCAACAGAGTCAGCCACCATCAGTTGTTTTTGGCAGAGgctcaaaggcaggcaggggagtgggaaaactttagaaaactgaaaaaaggagGAAGGTCTCAGGTATCTTCTGATTGGAGGATGTGGGCCNNNNNNNNNNNNNNNNNNNNNNNNNNNNNNNNNNNNNNNNNNNNNNNNNNNNNNNNNNNNNNNNNNNNNNNNNNNNNNNNNNNNNNNNNNNNNNNNNNNNNNNNNNNNNNNNNNNNNNNNNNNNNNNNNNNNNNNNNNNNNNNNNNNNNNNNNNNNNNNNNNNNNNNNNNNNNNNNNNNNNNNNNNNNNNNNNNNNNNNNNNNNNNNNNNNNNNNNNNNNNNNNNNNNNNNNNNNNNNNNNNNNNNNNNNNNNNNNNNNNNNNNNNNNNNNNNNNNNNNNNNNNNNNNNNNNNNNNNNNNNNNNNNNNNNNNNNNNNNNNNNNNNNNNNNNNNNNNNNNNNNNNNNNNNNNNNNNNNNNNNNNNNNNNNNNNNNNNNNNNNNNNNNNNNNNNNNNNNNNNGGCGCCGGGCCGGGCCGAGCGCGGGGCCGCCCGTGGCGCCCTCCCCACACCTGTGCGGCGTCCCGGGGCAGAGGGACGCGGGCACCCGGCCCGGCGGGCGGCGCGCGGCTCCCTCGAGTCGAGTCCCCGCGCCAGGCCCGGGGCGGGGCGGTCTCCGGGCGGGAACGCGGGCCCGGGGCCCAGGCGCGGGGCGCGCGGAAACCCCTGCGACAGccgcgggggagggggcgcggggaTGGAGGGGCCGCGGCCCGGCcgctttcttttctctcctttcttaagCAGAAAGGTACAGGGTTTCCCTTTtccaagatttcttcttttccagttatATTTCGATCCTCCCTTTCTTGGCAGCTCGGTGCGACTTGCAAGGGAGATGGAGCTAGTGAAAAAAGGTTGAATTGGGGCCGAGCCGAGACGGCCAAAGTCCGGTCTCTAGTGGGGTGACCCCTCGGACAGTTGGTTTGCCAAGCGGGGCTTCTCTCTCTCGGACCGCCAGCTCGGGTCCGATTTCGGAGACTGGGTGAATGGGGTAGCAAATCAATATTTCGTCTTTAAAAGATTACTGAAAAACCGGGGGGCCTCGTTTCAGGCTTCAAGCTACCCGGAATTTAAATTGACCATCACATAAATTACGAAATAGTCTATCCACATTTTGCGTTTGTTACTTAGAATGCTGAACTTAGTCTAGGTTTGGCGTATATGCGATGCTAATCAGTCATCATAAGGATTGGTGTATTTAGCATTGATTATTTGCGGTAATCTGCAAAACTGAAAACACGTTTGTTTCATGTTTATTGCAGCCATGGCTCTAAAAGGACAAGAAGATTATATTTACCTTTTCAAGGATACAGCGCATCCAGTGGATTTTCTAGATGcattcagaacattttatttgGATGGATTATTTACTGATATTACCCTTCAGTGTCCTTCAGGCATAATTTTCCATTGTCACCGAGCTGTTTTAGCTGCTTGCAGCAATTATTTTAAGGCAATGTTCACAGctgatatgaaagaaaaatttaaaaataaaataaaaatctctggcATCCACCATGATATTTTGGAAGGCCTTGTGAATTATGCATACACTTCCCAGATTgaaataactaaaagaaatgTTCAAAGCCTGCTTGAAGCAGCAGATCTGCTACAGTTCCTTTCAGTAAAGAAAGCTTGTGAGCAGTTTTTGGTAAGGCACTTGGATATTGATAATTGTATTGGAATGCACTCCTTTGCAGAATTTCACATGTGTCCAGAACTAGAGAAGGAATCTCGAAGAATTCTATGTTCAAGGTTTAAGGAAGTGTGGCAACAAGAAGAATTTCTGGAAATCAGCCTTGAAAAGTTTCTCTTTATATTGTCCAGAAAGAATCTCAGTGTTTGGAAAGAAGAAGCTATCATAGAGCCTGTTATTAAGTGGACTGCTCATGATGTGGAAAATCGAATTGAATGTCTCTATAACCTACTAAGCTATGTAAACATAGATATAGATCCAGTgtatttaaaaacagctttagGTCTTCAAAGAAGCTGCCTACTAACTGAAAATAAGATACGATCTCTAATATACAATGCTCTGAATCCCCTGCATAAAGAGATTTCCCAGAGGTCCACAGCCACAATGTACATCATTGGAGGCTATTACTGGCATCCTTTATCAGATGTTCACATATGGGATCCTCTGACAAATGTTTGGATTCAGGGAGCAGAAATACCAGACTATACTAGGGAGAGCTATGGTGTTACATGTTTGGGACCCAACATTTATGTAACTGGGGGTTATAGGACGGATAACATAGAAGCTCTTGACACAGTGTGGATCTATAACAGTGAAAGTGATGAATGGACAGAAGGTTTGCCGATGCTCAATGCCAGGTACTACCACTGTGCAGTCACCTTGGGGGGCTGCGTCTACGCTTTAGGCGGTTACAGAAAAGGGGCTCCTGCAGAAGAGGCCGAGTTCTATGATCcattaaaagagaaatggatTCCTATTGCGAACATGATTAAAGGTAAGTACAGATTAtatttattctataattttttaggTGTTCGAGGTTAGGCCAGTGGTCTAAATTCTCTTgcaaagaactttaaaaagaatgtatcACTTTGGAATGCTATCTAGGAACTATAATAGATTATACAAATAATGGTGGACAGAATGTTCCAAGTAGAGGCATAGTAGAGAAGTCCCCAACTTGTCTGAGGTTATGTGATTAGAGTATGCTCCTcagactagaaaaataagaaaacagtacagggtgcctgggtggctcagtcgttaagcatctgccttcggctcaggtcatgatcccagggtcctgggatcgagtcccacatcgggctccctcctcgaggggaagcctgcttctccctctcccactcccgctgcttgtgttcctgctctcgctatctttgtctctgtcaaataaataaataaaatctttaaaaaaaaaaaaaagaaagaaaacagtacaaTTCATTCTACTTACTCTACAGCCTCTTTCAAGCCTAGATCttgcttcaggtctttttttttttttttaaagattttgtttgtttatttgagagagagagcacatgagaggggggagggttagagggagaagcagactccctgccgagcagggagcccgatgcagggactcgatccagggactcgatccagggactcgatccagggactcgatccagggactccaggatcatgacccgagccgaaggcagtcgcccaaccaactgagccacccaggcgcccccttgcttCAGGTcttaagaatttatatttaagtCAAAGACTAAACGAAAAGAGAAGGTCGGGTGGTTTTATTAGTTCATATGCAATTATTCATTTTTGCTTGCTCTTGAAATTGAACCCTTTTCAGTTCTGCTTTTAAATATTCAGCCTTTTCCCTCCCATTATCTGATCATCTCTCTTTTCAAAGGTCTTTCATTAAACCCTTGAACGTTTCGGTCCCTGTAGAGTATAACAAATTACATTCTCTCAAAAACTAGAGACAGATCGCCTCTGCTTTTTGTGATTCAAGTCTTGGTTCCGAGGGTAAAAGATAGGGGcagaccccctcccctccctcatgtGGCCCACACAGCCAGGCACACTGTTGGGTTTCAATGTCTGTCTGATAAACACTGTATTTTCTGCTGTGTTCAGTGCTGGATTAGCcttgctctccttccctcccactggcaaaaaaaagttaaactgaaATCTTACttaataacatttattcatttgtgctGGGCAGTTGCACAAAAGCAACTGGTAGGTTGTTTCtaaatttgtgtcattttatCCCCAGTGTTCCTTCCCAggcctttgtttctgttttaatacTAGTGAGGGTGTGGGAATCTGACCTGGTCTGGGAATCTGACCTGGTGTGATCGTCGGACGAcaagcaggaagcccaagagGCGGACCAGTCTTGTGATGAGGCACCATTGCTCCTAAAGCCAGACTGCTTGGGTCCAAATCCCGCCTTCCCATTTCCTTATTGGTGTGTGTGGGCAAATTGTTTGATCTCCCTGGGCCCCGGTTTTATGGTCTATACAATGGGGTGACAATATTATGTAGCTCAGGGTTTTGAGAGGATTAAGTGAATTTATGCATGTGAGGTGTGTAGAACAGTGTCTGGAGCAGAGAGCACTCAGTAAGCGTTAGGAATTGTTGTTGTAGGtattattgtcattattcatTGTTCATTATTGTCATAACGAAGATCGTTATAAAAGAACATGTCAACTTTGACagagcaaaaatatctttcatattAAATCATGTCCGCCCTCCTGCATACCCAAAGGTTCAGTAGTAGTTGGTAGAGGGGTACAAGGGGGCTTAGAGCCCACTGCTGTTGCTGTTCTGGTTTTGGACTCTGCCTGAGCTTGACCCCCTTCCTGGTCTCCTCCCCAGGGTGGTCCTCAATGTCCTCCTGACTCCTTTCCTATTAGAGAAACAAGGAAGGTTCAAATACTGTAGCAGCTGTTGTCAACCTGGATACatttctgcccctctttcttaATGATGAGATAACAGTTGTCATAGTTTCATAGTTAAGAGCATATTTCCATGAAGATGAAAGTTTATTActttattgctgtttttaaaaatcatatctgAAACACGCTTGCTGAAAAGAAATGCTTCCATGGTGGGCCCAAAGTTAAAGAGGGCTACATGTGTTCCTGCCTTCACCTTGAGTGGAATGGGAGACCCTCATACACTGAAGTACCTCCCCCACGGACACCAGCTGTGTCTGAAATTCCAAAGTTTTAGTTCTACTTTCACCTTGAAGTTTGATTCCTGGTTATATCTAATCGTCCTTGGGAAGGGTAACCCTGTGTCGGTCATACCCAGCTTTGGCCAGTGCTGGTTTTGAGCTTTaagtttctcatttttctgttgcAAGGGTACCATTACTTTTCCcagttggttttattttgtagTCCTGAAGTGAACTAGCAGCTTCCCCTGGTAATCAGAACTTAAATTGGGTAGAGtcaaatttcaaattcatttccttttttggttttgggatgtacagagaagaaataaatacttgGCTGTTTAGGAgctcctgacttttttttttctccctcaccatAACTGCCCTGCTTATAAACTCACATTTACGTCGGAGTAGATACGCACAAGGAGATTGAGCTGCACCCAGCATGTACCAGTGGTACATAAGAGCTGGCTGAAAGACTAAACTGATGTTTAGTCTTCGACTAAAACGAGCCTCATCTTaacttcctctcttctctcatcttatttcttttattctttctctttactcATCTTTTCCTCCCCATATTCCTGGAGCATCAGCATTTCCCGATTTTCCGAGCTTAGGGCCTCACCATCAGTTTTGCTTGTTTCTGACACAGTTGTCAAGCCTTATGTGTTTACCTGTGTCTCTTGCCTCCATGCCCTTCCCTCCACACCCAAAGCCCCTTCTAAATCGGGCCCTCAATACTTTGTACCTGGGCCAATATCTGGATCTTTCTGACTCTTTTTgtccttctgcttttctctcccttctctgtttaaaaatctttaaaatcttgcTGAATGAAATCTACGTTTCGTAGTTGGGTGCCAGGATCCTTTGCGATGTGGCTTCCAACTTACTGCGTCAGCTTCCGTTCCCATCCAACAACTCGAGCTGGGCTACCTGCCCTTGCACGTGCTGGCATCAAACGGGGCTGCTCGCCTTTGCCTGCTGAGCCTTTGCACTCGCCTTTTCCTCCATGTAGGATGGCTTCCTCTCCCCTCTACCTGCCAAAGTCCTACCTGCCCAGACCCAGGTTGAATTCTGCCACCTCCGGCCATGATTTCCCTGCTCTAAGCAATGTCACCTTGCTCTGAACGTTCACAGTGGTTCCCTACCCTGTGCTCTAATTACTTGGTAAGTGTCTCACCCTCTCTTAAAAGAGCACAAGGAGCCTTTCTTGTTAATTCTTCCGTCCCTcatagtgcctagcacagggcctggcgtCTGCTGTCAATAAtaacagaaacaataataaacTTAGCCCAATATTCATTGTAAAACACAACGACAGATCAATCTGAGGACATGATTTTAATTAACACACAGGCGTGGGAAACGCAACTGCCTGCGTCTTACACGAAGTTATCTATGTCATCGGCGGCCACTGCGGTTACAGAGGGAGCTGTACCTACGACAAGGTCCAGAGCTACAACTCAGATATCAATGAGTGGAGCCTCATCACCTCCAGTCCACATCCAGGTAATTAAATACTCTTCCAGATAGCACATGTTGTAATACAGCTTAGCAGTATGACAGACAGCTAAAAATggcctggaaaaagaaaatgctagattTATAGCAGACTACCCATGGGTGTAATTAGAAGGCTCAAAATACTCATATGCCCATCTAACAATAATCACAAGCTATTCTGATTAGATCACATCTACAAGTACTTTCCCTGATGTCTTTACGGGACACATTTTAAGCCTGTGTGGTTAAAAATGgtagcttctttttaaaattttttcacctAGATTCTTTTGTTGTGTTTCTTATTCCTCTGTTGTGTACTTTCTTTCACATTATATAAAACACAAGTCTTATAGACAGTTAAGAAGTACTAGTCTGATACAAATGGCCAgtagacacgtgaaaaagtgctcaacatcgctcggcatcagggaaatccaaatcaaaacctc
Above is a window of Neomonachus schauinslandi chromosome 3, ASM220157v2, whole genome shotgun sequence DNA encoding:
- the KLHL23 gene encoding kelch-like protein 23; amino-acid sequence: MALKGQEDYIYLFKDTAHPVDFLDAFRTFYLDGLFTDITLQCPSGIIFHCHRAVLAACSNYFKAMFTADMKEKFKNKIKISGIHHDILEGLVNYAYTSQIEITKRNVQSLLEAADLLQFLSVKKACEQFLVRHLDIDNCIGMHSFAEFHMCPELEKESRRILCSRFKEVWQQEEFLEISLEKFLFILSRKNLSVWKEEAIIEPVIKWTAHDVENRIECLYNLLSYVNIDIDPVYLKTALGLQRSCLLTENKIRSLIYNALNPLHKEISQRSTATMYIIGGYYWHPLSDVHIWDPLTNVWIQGAEIPDYTRESYGVTCLGPNIYVTGGYRTDNIEALDTVWIYNSESDEWTEGLPMLNARYYHCAVTLGGCVYALGGYRKGAPAEEAEFYDPLKEKWIPIANMIKGVGNATACVLHEVIYVIGGHCGYRGSCTYDKVQSYNSDINEWSLITSSPHPEYGLCSVPFENKLYLVGGQTTITECYDPEQNEWREIAPMMERRMECGAVIMNGCIYVTGGYSYSKGTYLQSIEKYDPDLNKWEIVGNLPSAMRSHGCVCVYNI